One Natrinema halophilum genomic window carries:
- a CDS encoding Hsp20/alpha crystallin family protein, which yields MRRDDRDEPFDDLFREIERMMNEMMNGADPNVDFDSSNSIDSGFGMDTHVDIHETDDEVRVVADLPGVEKDNIELECDGKTLTISAESDHRQYDERVSLPTRVNEHTAAATYNNGVLEVVFDPAEQSSDISLE from the coding sequence ATGCGCCGAGACGACCGCGACGAACCCTTCGACGACCTGTTCCGCGAAATCGAGCGGATGATGAACGAGATGATGAACGGTGCCGACCCAAACGTCGATTTCGACTCCTCGAATTCTATCGACAGCGGGTTCGGGATGGACACGCACGTAGACATCCACGAAACCGACGACGAGGTCCGCGTCGTCGCCGACCTTCCGGGCGTCGAGAAGGACAACATCGAACTCGAATGCGACGGCAAAACCCTGACCATCTCCGCGGAGAGCGATCACCGCCAGTACGACGAGCGCGTCTCGCTGCCGACCCGCGTAAACGAACACACCGCCGCCGCGACCTACAACAACGGCGTCCTCGAGGTCGTCTTCGATCCCGCGGAGCAGTCCTCGGACATCAGTCTGGAGTGA
- a CDS encoding type II glyceraldehyde-3-phosphate dehydrogenase has translation MQQVAINGYGTIGKRVADAVRQQPDMEVLGVAKTRPNFEAETAIEKGFSLYAAVEDRADQFGEAGLEIAGPVEDLVEAADVVVDATPSGIGARNKELYEEYETPALYQGGEDADVADVSFNARSNFENATDADHVRVVSCNTTGLSRVIAPLQEAYGVEKVRATLVRRGGDPGQTDRGPINDILPDPVTVPSHHGPDVETIFPDLDIDTLGMKVPATLMHMHSLNVTLEEEVDPSDVRELFADESRLFLIPERMNIDGSGKLKEYALDAGRPRGDLWENCIWEKSVSTVGTDLYLFQGIHQESDVVPENIDAIRAVTGAADAEESIETTNETLGIGL, from the coding sequence ATGCAACAGGTCGCCATCAACGGCTATGGCACGATCGGTAAACGCGTCGCGGACGCCGTCCGACAGCAACCCGATATGGAAGTGCTGGGCGTCGCGAAAACGCGGCCGAATTTCGAGGCCGAAACAGCGATCGAAAAGGGGTTTTCCCTCTACGCCGCCGTCGAAGACCGGGCCGACCAGTTCGGCGAAGCCGGCCTCGAGATCGCTGGCCCCGTCGAGGATCTCGTGGAGGCCGCCGACGTCGTCGTCGATGCAACGCCCTCGGGAATCGGCGCTCGAAACAAGGAACTATACGAGGAGTACGAGACGCCCGCGCTCTACCAGGGCGGCGAGGACGCAGACGTCGCCGACGTGAGCTTCAACGCACGCTCGAACTTCGAAAACGCCACCGACGCCGATCACGTGCGCGTCGTCTCCTGTAACACCACCGGCCTCTCCCGAGTTATCGCCCCGCTTCAGGAAGCCTACGGCGTCGAAAAGGTCCGCGCGACGCTCGTTCGACGCGGCGGCGACCCCGGTCAAACCGACCGCGGCCCGATCAACGACATCCTCCCGGATCCGGTGACGGTTCCGTCCCACCACGGTCCCGACGTCGAAACTATCTTCCCAGACCTCGATATCGATACCCTCGGGATGAAGGTGCCCGCTACGCTGATGCACATGCACAGTCTGAACGTCACCCTCGAGGAGGAAGTCGACCCATCGGACGTTCGCGAACTGTTCGCCGACGAGTCGCGTCTGTTCTTGATCCCCGAGCGGATGAACATCGACGGGAGCGGCAAGCTCAAGGAGTACGCGCTGGACGCGGGCCGACCCCGCGGCGATCTCTGGGAGAACTGCATCTGGGAAAAATCCGTCTCGACAGTGGGCACCGACCTCTATCTGTTCCAGGGCATTCACCAGGAGTCGGACGTGGTACCGGAGAACATCGATGCAATTCGAGCCGTGACCGGCGCCGCCGACGCGGAAGAGAGTATCGAGACGACCAACGAGACGTTAGGGATCGGCCTCTAG
- a CDS encoding aminopeptidase has product MTELRAAAETAVKQCLGLDPGESCAIVTDDEREPIGEALYAVAGEVTDAAVIVRYPPGETHGGEPPDPVAAAMAGADVVLAPTTKSLSHTRARTEANEAGTRVATLPGITEDVFTTGLDTDYESIAAHCEAVREQVDGADEIRVTSAAGTDITFGLGRRSWLSDTGIVHDSGAMSNLPAGEVFISPETADGTFVVDGTMMPHGLLENGRTLSFEVEDGYVTDVSDDDIREEIEDAADAVGDAAYNLAELGIGTNVAVTELVGSVLLDEKAAGTVHIAIGDDAGIGGDTDAPIHLDGIIREPTVFADGTPIDLPTAD; this is encoded by the coding sequence ATGACCGAACTTCGAGCCGCGGCGGAGACGGCTGTCAAACAGTGTCTCGGTCTCGATCCGGGGGAGTCGTGTGCGATCGTCACTGACGACGAGCGCGAACCGATCGGCGAGGCATTGTACGCGGTTGCCGGCGAGGTCACCGATGCTGCGGTGATCGTCAGGTATCCGCCTGGCGAGACCCACGGCGGCGAACCGCCCGACCCCGTTGCGGCGGCGATGGCTGGTGCCGACGTCGTCCTCGCGCCGACGACCAAGAGCCTGAGTCATACCCGTGCCCGGACCGAGGCAAACGAGGCCGGGACCCGAGTTGCGACGCTTCCCGGGATCACCGAGGACGTCTTCACGACGGGGCTGGATACCGACTACGAGTCGATCGCGGCTCACTGCGAGGCCGTACGCGAGCAGGTCGACGGGGCCGACGAAATCCGCGTGACGTCCGCGGCCGGAACGGACATCACATTTGGCCTCGGCCGCCGATCGTGGCTCTCGGATACCGGAATCGTCCACGACTCGGGCGCGATGTCGAACCTACCCGCCGGTGAGGTGTTCATTAGCCCGGAAACTGCCGACGGGACGTTCGTCGTCGATGGGACGATGATGCCCCACGGACTGCTCGAGAACGGTCGAACTCTCTCGTTCGAGGTCGAGGATGGATACGTCACCGACGTCTCCGACGACGACATTCGTGAGGAGATCGAAGATGCAGCCGATGCAGTCGGCGATGCTGCATACAACCTTGCCGAACTCGGTATCGGAACGAACGTCGCGGTCACAGAACTGGTCGGTTCGGTTCTGCTAGACGAGAAGGCCGCCGGGACAGTTCATATCGCGATCGGCGATGATGCGGGGATCGGCGGTGACACGGATGCGCCGATCCATCTCGATGGGATCATCCGAGAGCCGACTGTCTTCGCCGACGGCACTCCGATCGACCTTCCGACAGCGGACTGA
- a CDS encoding LURP-one-related/scramblase family protein, which yields MTATRSYDIEGIELTDDRYTVEQGLIRSKYRALDADGNVVLRGKQKRFKMKEEFPFVDAEGNTVFTVNAGGVLDIAGNYVLSDAQTGEDLVILDNDYSIFQDTWKIRDATSEVKLAEINSRGAMITLARNVVPFGGWIPHKYEISDQDSAHVGSISGQFSLRDRYEIAIDDASSVPKEPIVAAAMVIDAIQGN from the coding sequence ATGACCGCTACTCGATCATACGATATCGAGGGGATCGAACTCACTGACGACCGTTACACGGTCGAACAGGGGCTCATTCGGAGCAAGTACAGGGCGCTCGACGCCGATGGAAACGTCGTTCTCAGGGGGAAACAGAAGCGATTCAAGATGAAAGAGGAGTTTCCCTTCGTCGATGCTGAGGGAAACACGGTGTTCACGGTAAATGCCGGCGGAGTCCTTGATATTGCGGGGAATTACGTTCTATCGGACGCCCAGACCGGCGAGGATCTCGTTATCTTGGACAACGATTATTCGATCTTCCAGGACACATGGAAGATCCGCGATGCGACCTCCGAGGTGAAACTGGCGGAAATCAACTCTCGAGGTGCGATGATAACGTTGGCTCGGAACGTCGTTCCGTTCGGCGGCTGGATTCCACACAAGTACGAAATTTCTGATCAGGATAGCGCACACGTCGGTTCCATCAGCGGACAGTTTTCCCTGCGGGATCGCTACGAAATCGCCATCGACGACGCCAGTTCCGTTCCAAAAGAGCCGATCGTAGCGGCTGCGATGGTGATCGACGCGATTCAGGGCAATTAG
- a CDS encoding HVO_0476 family zinc finger protein — protein sequence MTETPDRVPTPCPSCSPDLETVHEVLTTGGGTVTVRCSECSHVHKIQPDSEREVTLDVVVSQGGESFTANVTTPEDESIEVGDEFILETEEVLSTVRVTSVELGGQRRVDEAPADEIQTVWTREVDNVAVNVTVHPQDGSRDDSRSVTVHVPGDYEFEVGAIESFGDDEFEIDAFVVRDDAAGYQRDRFEVEGDTAFAKDLKRVYAYDEQSSAWSAW from the coding sequence ATGACCGAGACACCGGATCGGGTCCCGACGCCCTGTCCATCCTGTTCGCCGGATCTCGAGACGGTCCACGAGGTGCTCACGACAGGCGGCGGCACCGTGACCGTTCGATGCAGCGAGTGTAGTCACGTCCACAAAATTCAGCCGGATAGCGAGCGCGAGGTCACCCTCGACGTGGTGGTTTCCCAGGGCGGCGAGTCCTTCACGGCGAACGTCACCACACCCGAAGACGAATCGATCGAGGTGGGCGACGAGTTCATCCTCGAGACCGAGGAAGTGCTGTCGACCGTTCGCGTGACGAGCGTCGAACTCGGTGGCCAGCGGCGCGTCGATGAAGCTCCCGCCGACGAAATCCAAACCGTCTGGACTCGCGAGGTCGACAACGTTGCGGTCAACGTCACCGTCCACCCACAAGACGGGTCACGAGACGACAGTCGGAGCGTTACCGTCCACGTTCCCGGTGACTACGAGTTCGAGGTCGGCGCGATCGAGTCATTCGGCGACGACGAGTTCGAAATCGACGCGTTCGTCGTTCGTGACGACGCCGCCGGATACCAGCGAGACCGCTTCGAAGTCGAGGGCGATACCGCATTCGCCAAGGACCTAAAGCGCGTCTACGCGTACGACGAGCAGAGTAGCGCCTGGTCTGCCTGGTAA
- a CDS encoding protein-L-isoaspartate(D-aspartate) O-methyltransferase: protein MVETVSPRVDDDRVLDALASVPRHEFIPPDRRDSAYADRPLPIGDGQTISAPHMVAIMVDLLDAEPGDDVLEIGTGCGYHAAVTAELVGDENVYSVEYSADLAQQARDRLAKLSYDGVSVRTGDGREGWAEHAPYDAAYVTCGTAELPASVVDQLRPGGQLLAPVGTGRQTLVDATKRSDGSLDRNDRGGVRFVQMRGSVDG from the coding sequence ATGGTCGAGACCGTCTCACCGCGCGTCGATGACGACCGCGTCCTCGACGCGCTGGCTTCGGTCCCGCGCCACGAGTTCATCCCGCCGGACAGACGGGACAGCGCATACGCCGACCGACCGCTTCCGATCGGCGACGGTCAGACGATCAGTGCCCCGCACATGGTAGCGATAATGGTCGATCTGCTCGACGCCGAACCCGGCGACGACGTCCTCGAGATCGGTACCGGCTGTGGGTATCATGCCGCGGTTACGGCTGAGCTGGTCGGCGACGAAAACGTCTACAGCGTCGAGTACAGCGCCGACCTCGCCCAGCAAGCCCGCGATCGACTTGCGAAACTGAGCTACGACGGCGTCTCCGTTCGTACCGGTGACGGTCGCGAGGGCTGGGCCGAGCACGCACCGTACGATGCTGCGTACGTCACCTGTGGGACGGCGGAGCTTCCAGCGTCTGTCGTGGATCAGCTCCGACCAGGCGGACAGTTGCTCGCTCCGGTTGGAACCGGCCGGCAGACGCTCGTCGACGCAACCAAGCGATCGGACGGCTCGCTCGACCGGAACGATCGTGGCGGCGTTCGCTTCGTTCAGATGCGTGGGTCGGTTGACGGTTGA
- a CDS encoding protein-L-isoaspartate O-methyltransferase family protein — protein sequence MDPAVLREDMVDGLESAPKNVLVDENVAVAMRDVPRHAFVDDERTAYADREHEALGTRVLAPRTVARLIQALALEDDESVLIVGVGVGYTAAVIAELVGETNVHAVDISRPLVVESRQNLAEAGYDGVLVDCRDGANGFPEYAPFDRILLEAAAVEPPRALLEQLADGGRLVLPRGTQKQHLEAISADGEADRFDAVSFDPLLVEGEQSGAVERNRMTREDRERAQRRAESHRGWEQHWIEWDEATDPQSRRSRSR from the coding sequence ATGGACCCCGCGGTACTGCGCGAGGATATGGTCGATGGCCTCGAGTCCGCGCCGAAAAACGTTCTCGTCGACGAGAACGTGGCCGTCGCGATGCGTGACGTCCCCCGTCACGCGTTTGTCGACGACGAACGAACGGCCTACGCGGACCGCGAGCACGAGGCGCTCGGCACTCGCGTCCTCGCTCCGCGGACAGTTGCTCGCTTGATACAGGCGCTCGCCCTCGAGGACGATGAATCCGTTCTTATCGTCGGCGTCGGCGTCGGCTATACGGCTGCCGTTATTGCCGAACTCGTCGGTGAGACGAACGTTCACGCCGTCGACATCTCCCGGCCGCTGGTCGTCGAATCCCGACAGAACCTCGCAGAGGCCGGATACGACGGCGTTCTCGTCGATTGTCGCGACGGCGCAAACGGATTCCCGGAGTACGCGCCATTCGACCGTATTCTGCTCGAGGCAGCAGCAGTCGAGCCGCCTCGGGCGCTGCTCGAACAGTTAGCGGATGGCGGTCGATTGGTCCTGCCGCGTGGCACCCAGAAACAGCACCTCGAGGCTATCTCAGCCGACGGTGAGGCTGATCGGTTCGACGCCGTTTCGTTCGATCCGCTGCTGGTCGAGGGCGAGCAGTCGGGTGCGGTCGAACGAAATCGGATGACGCGAGAAGATCGGGAACGAGCCCAGCGACGCGCCGAATCTCACCGCGGTTGGGAACAACACTGGATCGAGTGGGACGAGGCGACGGACCCGCAGTCACGGCGCAGCCGCTCACGGTAG
- a CDS encoding bacterio-opsin activator domain-containing protein gives MAQPITVLVVDNEPDFAALAGEMLEREHKSIVTVGATDATEALEVLERREVDCIVSDYEMPEMTGLELLEAIREDDPEFPFILFTGRGSEEIASEAIAAGVTQYLQKGSGKEQYALLANQITNAVSQYRTETELRESERRYERTLTTLHETTRDLMRGETKEEIYRSAVETAGDILDVAVAAAYAFEPTAGMLEHVSSTQQSPNRVDPEMTFDRGEGLVWDVFSEGESVYYEDVTREDSEGVDSARADGEAVDGVEATAGAVSRCELIVPLGTHGVLVAGTGDVDGFDETMTELVHILAANTEAALDRAEREQLLRDHDRTLTQQNEELTRLNHTNEIVREINHGVAQASTREAIEETVCERLADTDRYRFAWIAASDDEPPVPTAWAGIDAAYIDRIREDSGRAPEVELVRDILESGDVVLIPDVLEATEWQSRRKEALTYGYQTVLGVPLVADERQYGVLGVHVAGADSMGESEREVLIELGETIGHAIRSVERTRAMVTDSRIELELAVGGSRLLLNRLSDYITGTDPITLEGVVDRGEDGIVLFVSAPTTADLTSLEAAWASIQTLSVVSEGDDETLFELTVATTPFLDVLQTYDVQVRMASAERGTSTLVLEVPQRVETRSLVEAIREEYPETELVAKRETTHTRTARQLDTYLAEQLTDKQFEALQAAHYSGFFEWPRESTGEDLADALDVSPPTYHYHLRAAERKLVALAFDRDPN, from the coding sequence ATGGCACAACCGATAACCGTACTCGTCGTCGACAACGAACCGGATTTCGCCGCTCTCGCTGGAGAGATGCTCGAGCGCGAGCACAAGTCGATCGTCACCGTCGGGGCGACGGACGCCACGGAAGCGCTCGAGGTACTCGAGCGGCGGGAGGTCGATTGTATCGTCAGCGATTACGAGATGCCGGAGATGACCGGACTGGAGTTGCTCGAGGCGATCCGTGAGGATGATCCCGAATTCCCGTTTATTCTGTTTACGGGGCGCGGATCCGAAGAGATTGCTAGCGAAGCGATTGCAGCGGGGGTAACCCAGTATCTCCAGAAAGGGTCAGGGAAGGAGCAGTACGCACTGCTCGCGAATCAAATCACGAACGCCGTCTCCCAGTACCGCACGGAAACGGAACTGCGAGAGAGCGAGCGACGCTACGAGCGGACGCTCACGACGTTGCACGAGACGACTCGGGATCTCATGCGAGGAGAAACGAAAGAAGAGATCTATCGCTCCGCGGTCGAGACAGCGGGCGACATTCTCGACGTGGCAGTCGCCGCGGCCTACGCGTTCGAGCCGACGGCCGGGATGCTCGAGCACGTCTCGTCGACGCAGCAGTCCCCCAATCGGGTCGATCCGGAGATGACGTTCGATCGGGGAGAGGGGCTCGTCTGGGACGTGTTCTCGGAAGGCGAAAGCGTGTATTACGAGGACGTGACGCGAGAGGACAGCGAGGGGGTGGATAGCGCGCGAGCAGACGGCGAAGCCGTCGACGGCGTCGAAGCGACGGCGGGTGCAGTAAGCCGGTGTGAACTAATCGTCCCGCTCGGAACTCATGGCGTGCTGGTCGCAGGAACGGGCGACGTCGACGGGTTCGATGAGACGATGACGGAGCTGGTACACATTCTGGCGGCCAATACTGAGGCCGCACTGGATCGGGCCGAACGCGAGCAGTTGCTTCGGGATCACGACCGGACGCTTACACAACAAAACGAGGAATTGACCCGTCTCAACCACACAAACGAGATCGTTCGCGAGATCAACCACGGTGTTGCACAGGCGTCGACGCGCGAAGCGATCGAGGAAACAGTGTGCGAACGCCTCGCCGACACGGATCGATATCGGTTCGCATGGATCGCGGCAAGCGACGACGAACCGCCTGTACCGACTGCGTGGGCCGGAATCGATGCGGCCTACATCGACCGTATCCGCGAGGATAGTGGCCGCGCTCCCGAGGTCGAACTGGTTCGCGACATACTCGAGTCGGGGGATGTCGTGTTGATTCCCGACGTTCTCGAGGCAACGGAGTGGCAATCGCGGCGCAAAGAAGCATTGACATACGGATATCAAACGGTACTCGGCGTCCCGCTCGTTGCCGACGAGCGACAGTACGGTGTACTGGGTGTTCACGTCGCGGGAGCTGATTCGATGGGCGAAAGCGAGCGCGAAGTGCTCATAGAACTCGGGGAAACGATCGGCCACGCGATTCGATCCGTCGAACGAACTCGAGCCATGGTGACAGACAGCCGGATCGAGCTCGAACTCGCCGTCGGTGGCTCGCGACTGTTGCTCAATCGCCTCTCGGATTACATTACAGGAACCGATCCGATCACGCTCGAGGGGGTCGTCGATCGCGGAGAGGACGGAATCGTGCTGTTCGTGAGTGCGCCAACGACAGCGGATCTCACCTCGCTCGAGGCAGCGTGGGCCTCGATTCAGACGCTGTCGGTAGTTTCGGAAGGGGACGACGAAACGCTGTTCGAGTTGACTGTTGCGACGACGCCGTTTCTCGACGTTTTGCAAACATATGACGTGCAAGTCCGAATGGCGTCAGCCGAACGTGGCACGTCGACGCTCGTTCTCGAGGTCCCACAGCGTGTCGAAACGCGATCGTTAGTCGAAGCGATCAGGGAAGAATATCCGGAGACAGAACTGGTAGCAAAACGGGAGACGACCCATACGCGGACGGCGCGACAACTCGATACGTATCTCGCGGAGCAACTCACCGACAAGCAGTTCGAAGCCCTCCAGGCCGCACACTATAGCGGGTTCTTCGAATGGCCGCGAGAGAGTACCGGCGAGGACCTCGCAGACGCACTCGACGTCTCACCGCCGACGTATCACTATCACCTTCGGGCAGCAGAGCGAAAGCTCGTCGCACTGGCTTTCGACAGAGATCCTAATTAA
- a CDS encoding group I intron-associated PD-(D/E)XK endonuclease: MNTKQVGDETEARIITALIAEGYSVSLPFGDNDKYDLVLDTGKRFLRVQCKTGWVEGNVVRFKTASKTTTDGDMTMEDYDGEIDAFAVRCKENNELYWVPIEDCGKKSTYLRLTEPKIDHPNVNHAETYRFEVRLP; the protein is encoded by the coding sequence ATGAATACTAAACAGGTCGGTGACGAAACCGAAGCGCGGATTATCACAGCACTCATCGCAGAGGGCTATTCCGTCTCGCTCCCGTTCGGTGACAACGATAAGTATGATCTCGTTTTAGATACTGGGAAGAGATTTCTTCGAGTACAGTGTAAAACTGGATGGGTAGAAGGTAACGTTGTTCGCTTCAAGACGGCTAGCAAAACGACTACCGATGGAGATATGACGATGGAAGACTACGATGGGGAGATTGACGCGTTCGCCGTACGATGCAAAGAAAACAACGAGCTGTACTGGGTACCGATTGAAGACTGTGGAAAGAAAAGTACGTACCTGCGATTGACCGAACCGAAGATTGACCATCCAAACGTCAACCATGCAGAGACGTACCGATTCGAGGTTCGGCTGCCGTAA
- a CDS encoding DNA-directed RNA polymerase subunit H has protein sequence MVDVSQHDLVPEHTVLEEDVLADVLAEYDIDRTDLPKIKRNDPALPDEAEIGDVIKIVRDSRTTDQAIVYRLVVE, from the coding sequence ATGGTAGATGTAAGCCAACACGACCTGGTTCCCGAGCACACCGTTCTCGAGGAGGATGTCCTCGCGGACGTGCTCGCGGAATACGATATCGACCGTACAGATTTACCGAAGATCAAACGCAACGATCCCGCCCTCCCGGACGAGGCTGAGATCGGCGACGTCATCAAGATCGTCCGGGATTCACGTACAACTGATCAAGCAATCGTATACCGGCTCGTGGTAGAATAA
- a CDS encoding DNA-directed RNA polymerase subunit B'', which produces MAMELNRDERREISREYFSKERIAEHHYRSFNAFLNRGMQEVVDEKETIDTDIGDKEGEEPVHVELGDVRVVTPRVREADGSEELLYPQEARLRNITYSAPVFMEMSIVKGEEGDQRVVDSTETKIGRMPIMVGSEKCNIAGFSDEELIEIGEDPADPGGYFIVNGSERVLMTSEDLAPNKILAEYDTKYGDEIQVAKTFSQRRGYRALVLCERTRDGLLEVSFPSVSGSINFVTLVRALGLESDEEIVHKVSNDPEVVKYMLENLEEADVQTEEQAIEALGKRVASGQGKNYQLKRANYVIDRYLLPHLHEDGVEEEDVRINKAHYLCRMAEACFELALGRRESDDKDHYANKRLKVSGDLMKDLFRTALNKLARDVKYQLERANMRNRQLSVNTVVRSDVLTERLEHPIATGNWVGGRSGVSQLVDRTDFMGVLSHLRRLRSPLSRSQPHFEARDLHATQWGRIGPSETPEGPNCGLVKNFAQSMELSQNVEDEQELKRELASMGVEGIPGLEGIERTTASGDD; this is translated from the coding sequence ATGGCAATGGAACTGAACCGCGACGAACGGCGAGAAATCTCGCGCGAATACTTCTCGAAGGAACGAATCGCCGAACACCACTACCGCTCGTTCAACGCCTTCCTCAATCGAGGAATGCAAGAAGTCGTCGACGAGAAGGAAACGATCGACACGGACATCGGCGACAAAGAAGGCGAAGAACCGGTCCATGTCGAACTGGGCGACGTCCGCGTCGTCACCCCGCGAGTTCGAGAAGCGGACGGCTCCGAAGAACTGCTCTATCCACAGGAGGCCCGCCTTCGCAACATCACTTACTCCGCGCCGGTCTTCATGGAGATGTCCATCGTGAAAGGCGAGGAGGGCGACCAGCGGGTCGTCGACTCGACGGAGACGAAAATCGGCCGGATGCCGATCATGGTCGGCTCCGAAAAGTGTAACATCGCCGGCTTCTCAGACGAGGAACTGATCGAAATCGGCGAGGACCCCGCCGATCCCGGCGGCTACTTCATCGTCAACGGCTCGGAGCGAGTACTGATGACCAGCGAGGACCTCGCGCCGAACAAGATCCTCGCGGAGTACGACACCAAATACGGCGACGAGATTCAGGTCGCAAAGACCTTCTCGCAACGACGTGGCTACCGCGCACTGGTGCTGTGTGAGCGCACTCGTGACGGCCTGCTCGAAGTTTCGTTCCCCTCGGTATCGGGTTCGATCAACTTCGTGACGCTGGTTCGTGCCCTCGGACTCGAGAGCGACGAAGAAATCGTCCACAAGGTCTCGAACGATCCCGAGGTCGTCAAGTACATGCTCGAGAACCTGGAGGAAGCAGACGTCCAGACCGAAGAGCAAGCCATCGAGGCGCTCGGTAAGCGCGTCGCCTCCGGCCAGGGGAAGAATTACCAGCTCAAGCGTGCCAACTACGTCATCGACCGCTATCTCCTTCCGCACCTCCACGAAGACGGTGTCGAGGAGGAAGACGTTCGGATCAACAAGGCCCATTACCTCTGTCGGATGGCGGAGGCCTGTTTCGAACTCGCGCTTGGCCGCCGCGAATCCGACGACAAGGACCACTACGCGAACAAGCGGCTGAAGGTCAGCGGCGACCTGATGAAAGACCTGTTCCGGACTGCGCTGAATAAGCTCGCACGGGACGTCAAGTATCAGCTCGAGCGAGCGAACATGCGCAATCGGCAGCTTTCGGTGAACACGGTCGTCCGCTCGGACGTCCTCACCGAACGGCTCGAGCATCCGATCGCAACGGGGAACTGGGTCGGAGGTCGCTCCGGGGTCTCCCAGCTAGTGGATCGGACCGACTTCATGGGTGTGCTCAGCCACCTGCGACGACTTCGGAGTCCGCTCTCACGGTCGCAGCCACACTTCGAAGCGCGGGACCTGCACGCGACCCAGTGGGGACGTATCGGCCCGTCCGAAACGCCGGAGGGACCGAACTGTGGTCTGGTGAAGAACTTCGCGCAGTCGATGGAACTGTCCCAGAACGTCGAGGACGAACAGGAACTCAAACGCGAACTGGCATCGATGGGTGTCGAGGGCATTCCCGGCCTCGAAGGCATCGAACGGACGACGGCGTCAGGAGACGATTAA